A single window of Cytobacillus luteolus DNA harbors:
- a CDS encoding alanyl-tRNA editing protein, with amino-acid sequence MTDRLYYTSPLLSSWDTEVKEVIEENEKYLVTLAATAFYPEGGGQPADHGYIDSIQVLDVVEKGDEIYHILPHPPSNSTVSCKIDYNRRIDHMQQHTGQHLLSAVCIELYDAHTVSFHLGEDTVTIDLSVSELTEVQMNSIENKVNEYIYENLPIDKYIVTVDQLTSLPLRKMPEVSEEIRIVEIKGIDTSACCGTHVMSTGQLGVMKLLKTEKQKGNMRLHFKCGKRALMDYQESSMILQKLSSKFSTNRSQLTDTVTKLENENKQLQKELEQLREKNDEFLAQDLLNNTHNAMIIQTFEEKTFKELQSLSKKVVNRTDKLLLLISTSEKKVLLSHSGTQTIHCGQLFKEHLPSFNGKGGGNASSAQGAFNSCDLMTQFVTFLEKRIIENDR; translated from the coding sequence TTGACTGACAGACTGTATTACACTTCTCCCCTTCTATCAAGCTGGGATACAGAGGTAAAAGAAGTAATTGAAGAAAATGAAAAGTATCTTGTAACATTGGCTGCAACTGCATTTTATCCTGAAGGTGGCGGTCAACCAGCTGACCACGGCTATATAGATAGTATTCAAGTGTTAGATGTAGTTGAAAAAGGTGATGAAATCTATCACATTCTCCCACATCCTCCATCCAACTCTACTGTTTCATGTAAAATCGACTATAACCGAAGAATTGATCATATGCAACAGCATACAGGTCAGCATTTATTGTCAGCAGTTTGTATTGAATTATATGATGCCCATACAGTAAGTTTTCACCTTGGTGAAGATACTGTGACGATTGACTTATCCGTTTCAGAATTAACTGAAGTACAAATGAATTCTATTGAAAATAAAGTTAATGAATACATCTATGAGAATCTTCCAATTGATAAATATATAGTAACTGTGGATCAGCTAACTTCCCTTCCCCTGAGAAAAATGCCCGAAGTTTCAGAAGAAATTCGAATTGTAGAAATAAAAGGTATCGATACTTCTGCTTGCTGTGGAACGCACGTCATGTCAACAGGACAATTAGGGGTTATGAAATTACTGAAAACAGAAAAGCAAAAGGGTAATATGAGATTACATTTTAAATGTGGTAAACGTGCACTTATGGATTATCAAGAATCCAGTATGATTCTCCAAAAACTATCAAGCAAATTTAGTACTAATCGTAGTCAACTAACTGACACGGTTACCAAACTAGAAAACGAAAATAAACAGTTGCAGAAAGAGTTAGAGCAACTAAGAGAAAAAAATGATGAATTTCTTGCTCAAGATTTACTAAATAATACCCACAACGCCATGATCATTCAAACGTTTGAGGAAAAAACATTTAAAGAATTACAGAGCTTAAGCAAAAAGGTTGTAAACAGGACTGATAAGTTACTGCTATTAATTTCTACAAGTGAAAAAAAGGTATTATTATCGCATAGTGGCACTCAAACTATACATTGCGGTCAATTATTTAAGGAGCACCTCCCTTCTTTTAATGGGAAAGGTGGAGGAAATGCTAGTTCTGCTCAAGGAGCTTTTAACTCTTGTGATTTAATGACTCAGTTTGTTACTTTTTTAGAAAAAAGAATCATTGAAAACGATAGATAA
- a CDS encoding magnesium transporter CorA family protein, translating to MLCYKKKENKITDLKSFHAPGKDEQIWFHSRDENELKACYEKANIHPLARRAMKSKDGEPRVDVYKDHAFICVKIIQDDFSFVSLNIVVADSFIISTVMKDIKDIEEIQKQFKTHPEQMVSTGHILYHIMDAISSDYLEMVDIIADEIQQIEEKVFIKPFSNEIGHEIHNKKFKLHEMRQIIEAQENVIKDIGHTEFPYVNEESGFYMNDLIQSFSRVTGAFDSFKENLTSIFDLQMSLKSDHMNIIMKTLTLVSVIFIPMTFIAGLYGMNFEKMPELKWEFGYLYGVLLMFGIGGATATYFKKKGWW from the coding sequence ATGCTTTGTTACAAGAAAAAAGAAAACAAAATTACTGATTTAAAATCTTTTCATGCACCCGGTAAAGACGAGCAAATTTGGTTTCATTCACGTGACGAGAATGAACTTAAAGCGTGTTACGAGAAAGCAAATATTCATCCCTTAGCTAGAAGAGCGATGAAGTCTAAAGATGGCGAGCCAAGGGTTGATGTTTACAAAGATCATGCTTTTATTTGCGTGAAAATCATTCAAGATGATTTTAGTTTTGTATCATTAAATATAGTAGTAGCTGACAGTTTTATCATTTCAACCGTAATGAAGGATATAAAAGATATAGAAGAGATTCAGAAACAATTCAAAACGCATCCTGAACAAATGGTGTCAACCGGACATATTCTGTATCATATCATGGATGCTATTTCATCTGATTACCTAGAAATGGTCGATATTATTGCTGATGAAATCCAACAAATTGAAGAAAAGGTATTTATAAAGCCATTTTCAAATGAAATTGGTCATGAAATACATAACAAAAAATTTAAACTCCATGAAATGCGACAAATCATTGAAGCACAAGAAAATGTTATAAAGGATATTGGTCATACTGAATTCCCTTATGTTAATGAGGAATCCGGCTTTTATATGAACGATTTAATTCAAAGCTTTTCTCGCGTGACAGGTGCATTTGATTCTTTTAAAGAAAATTTGACGAGTATTTTTGATTTGCAAATGTCGTTGAAATCAGATCACATGAATATCATTATGAAAACATTAACCCTAGTTAGTGTAATTTTTATTCCAATGACTTTTATTGCTGGATTATATGGGATGAACTTTGAAAAAATGCCGGAGTTAAAATGGGAATTCGGTTATTTATATGGAGTATTGCTAATGTTTGGAATAGGGGGAGCAACAGCAACTTATTTTAAGAAAAAAGGATGGTGGTAA
- the ytvI gene encoding sporulation integral membrane protein YtvI, whose product MKKQYIVIAILTALILFLIPYSVPLILAFLTAVALEPLVRYIHTKLNVKRIYSVTITFFLYLIVLSFLSYISITVIVDQLIMFVRNIPFFIASFDISRIESLMVRWGNFSESLPIELVESIESAVISLKAILIDIAKRLTEGLFTILSSIPEFLFQFLVYVIAVFLFLNELPRIYQKINQSLEKETKAKVTILLSQLNKVLVGFLRAQIILSGVTFAIAYIGLILLDSSYPVVLSLLIVLVDLLPILGTGSFIVPWAVYCYIDGDGATAIGLIILFLVITVVRRVIEPKIFSNNLGISALAALVSMYIGFQLLGFIGLLAGPGLILLYDALVKADIIKNRFKFVKS is encoded by the coding sequence ATGAAAAAGCAGTATATAGTAATAGCTATTCTTACAGCACTTATTCTTTTTCTAATACCGTATTCAGTTCCACTTATTTTAGCTTTTCTTACGGCAGTCGCACTTGAACCACTTGTTCGGTATATTCATACAAAACTAAATGTAAAGCGGATATATTCTGTAACAATTACATTTTTCCTATATTTAATTGTACTTTCATTCTTATCTTATATCAGCATAACAGTGATAGTTGATCAGTTGATCATGTTTGTTCGAAACATACCATTTTTTATTGCTTCCTTCGATATCAGTAGAATCGAGTCATTGATGGTAAGATGGGGAAATTTCTCAGAAAGTTTACCGATTGAGTTGGTAGAATCCATTGAAAGTGCAGTCATTTCACTTAAAGCAATTTTAATCGATATTGCAAAACGGTTAACGGAAGGGCTATTTACAATTTTATCGAGTATTCCAGAATTTTTATTTCAATTTCTTGTTTATGTAATCGCTGTTTTCTTATTTTTAAATGAGCTGCCTAGAATCTATCAAAAAATAAATCAATCGTTAGAGAAAGAGACAAAAGCGAAAGTAACAATTCTTTTATCTCAATTAAATAAAGTATTAGTTGGATTTCTAAGAGCACAGATTATACTAAGTGGGGTTACATTTGCAATTGCTTATATTGGGTTAATATTGCTTGATAGCAGTTATCCAGTTGTTTTATCATTGTTGATTGTTCTAGTTGATTTACTTCCAATCTTAGGTACTGGTTCATTTATCGTGCCATGGGCGGTTTATTGCTATATCGATGGTGATGGTGCTACAGCAATTGGATTAATCATCTTATTTTTAGTCATTACAGTTGTTCGAAGAGTTATTGAACCTAAGATCTTCTCAAATAATCTTGGCATTAGCGCATTGGCTGCACTTGTAAGCATGTATATAGGCTTCCAATTGCTTGGATTTATCGGTCTCTTAGCTGGTCCAGGACTTATTCTCCTATACGATGCTTTAGTTAAAGCTGATATCATTAAGAATCGATTTAAATTTGTAAAAAGCTGA
- the parC gene encoding DNA topoisomerase IV subunit A, with amino-acid sequence MEQVEKFRDLPLEDVLGDRFGRYSKYIIQERALPDARDGLKPVQRRILYAMHVEGNTADKGFRKSAKTVGNVIGNYHPHGDSSVYEAMVRMSQDWKLRNLLIEMHGNNGSIDGDPPAAMRYTEARLSAIASELLRDIDKRTVELVPNFDDTSKEPTVLPAMYPNLLVNGSTGISAGYATEIPPHNLGEVIDGVIMRIDNPVCTVDDLMKVIKGPDFPTGGIIQGVDGIRKAFETGKGKIIIRGLAEVEETRGGKQQIVITEIPFEVNKANLVKKIDEFRLDRKVEGISEVRDETDRTGLRIVIELKKDADANGVLNYLYKNSDLQVPFNFNMVAIYNKRPTLMGISQFLDAYINHQKEVITNRSNYDLEKARERHHVVEGLMKALSILDQVIATIRASKDKRDAKNNLMEQYQFTEPQSEAIVSLQLYRLTNTDITALQQEAEELDKKIAELLSILNNESKLLTVIKNDLKKIKKTYADDRRSKIEDEIEEIKINLEVMIPSEDVIVTVTQDGYVKRTSLRSYAASNGQDFGMKDTDTLIRQIEINTTDVVLFFTNKGNYLYCPVHELPDIRWKDLGQHIANIISIDRDERIIEAIPIRSFETEEFLLFVTKNGMVKKTELSQYKATRYSKPLVAINLKNNDSVIDVFVTNGNQDVFLTTSYGYALWFSEDEVSIVGARAAGVKGINLKDGDHIVGGKVFDPAESPDIVVVTQRGAVKKMKLTEFEKASRAKRGVIMLRELKANPHRIVGVAFVSKHDELLLKTRNGTTESINPEDLRPNDRYSNGSFVVDTNETGDVVELLKLTNKEKQSE; translated from the coding sequence ATGGAACAAGTAGAGAAATTTAGAGACTTACCTCTTGAGGATGTACTCGGCGACCGTTTTGGACGTTATAGTAAATATATTATTCAGGAGAGGGCATTACCTGACGCAAGGGACGGTCTGAAACCTGTTCAACGAAGGATTCTTTATGCGATGCATGTGGAAGGTAATACGGCGGATAAAGGGTTCCGTAAATCAGCAAAAACAGTCGGTAACGTTATCGGTAACTATCATCCACACGGTGACAGCTCGGTCTATGAGGCAATGGTTCGTATGAGCCAGGATTGGAAGCTTCGCAATCTACTAATTGAGATGCACGGAAACAATGGTAGTATTGACGGTGACCCACCTGCAGCGATGCGTTATACAGAGGCCAGATTATCTGCAATCGCATCAGAACTGTTACGTGATATTGATAAACGAACAGTAGAACTCGTTCCAAACTTCGATGACACAAGTAAGGAGCCGACTGTTCTTCCTGCGATGTATCCAAACCTTTTGGTTAATGGTTCAACAGGTATTTCCGCTGGGTATGCAACCGAAATTCCACCGCATAACTTAGGTGAGGTTATTGATGGTGTAATTATGCGCATTGATAATCCTGTATGTACAGTGGATGACCTAATGAAGGTAATTAAAGGACCTGACTTTCCAACGGGTGGGATTATTCAAGGTGTAGATGGAATCCGTAAAGCGTTCGAAACAGGAAAAGGGAAAATCATCATTCGAGGACTAGCTGAAGTTGAAGAGACACGAGGAGGCAAGCAGCAAATTGTCATAACTGAAATTCCCTTTGAGGTAAATAAAGCGAATTTGGTTAAGAAGATTGATGAGTTCCGTCTTGACCGTAAAGTTGAAGGAATTAGTGAAGTTCGTGATGAAACGGATAGAACTGGTCTACGTATTGTCATTGAACTAAAAAAGGACGCTGATGCAAATGGTGTTCTAAACTATCTTTATAAAAATAGTGATCTTCAAGTACCTTTTAATTTTAATATGGTTGCGATCTACAATAAACGACCGACGTTAATGGGCATCTCACAATTTTTAGATGCGTATATTAACCATCAAAAAGAAGTGATAACAAATCGTTCTAATTACGATTTAGAGAAAGCTCGTGAGCGTCACCATGTTGTTGAAGGGTTAATGAAGGCATTATCTATTTTAGATCAAGTTATTGCAACAATCCGTGCTTCTAAGGACAAACGAGATGCGAAAAACAACTTGATGGAGCAATATCAGTTTACAGAGCCACAATCTGAAGCGATTGTTTCTTTACAGTTATATCGATTAACAAATACTGATATTACAGCATTACAACAGGAAGCAGAAGAATTGGATAAGAAAATTGCTGAGTTACTTTCTATACTAAACAATGAAAGTAAGCTATTAACGGTTATCAAAAATGACTTAAAGAAAATAAAGAAAACATATGCAGATGATCGTCGATCAAAAATAGAGGATGAAATTGAAGAAATCAAGATTAATCTTGAAGTAATGATTCCTTCTGAGGACGTGATTGTGACTGTTACTCAAGATGGTTATGTTAAACGTACAAGTCTACGGTCGTATGCAGCTTCAAATGGCCAAGATTTCGGCATGAAGGACACAGATACGTTAATCAGACAGATTGAGATTAATACAACCGATGTTGTCCTGTTCTTTACGAATAAGGGGAACTATTTATACTGTCCAGTTCACGAATTACCAGATATTCGTTGGAAGGATCTTGGGCAGCATATCGCGAATATCATCAGTATTGATCGTGATGAACGGATCATTGAGGCCATCCCAATTAGGAGCTTTGAAACGGAAGAATTCCTATTGTTTGTAACTAAAAATGGTATGGTTAAGAAAACCGAACTATCACAATACAAAGCAACAAGGTATTCAAAGCCACTAGTTGCTATTAATCTTAAAAATAATGATTCGGTAATAGATGTTTTTGTAACAAATGGTAACCAAGATGTATTCCTGACAACCTCCTATGGTTATGCACTTTGGTTTAGTGAAGACGAAGTGAGTATCGTGGGTGCAAGGGCAGCTGGAGTAAAAGGGATTAACCTAAAAGATGGCGATCATATTGTTGGAGGAAAGGTATTTGACCCAGCTGAATCCCCAGACATCGTTGTGGTCACTCAACGTGGAGCCGTTAAGAAGATGAAGTTAACTGAATTTGAAAAAGCATCAAGGGCAAAACGTGGAGTTATTATGCTTCGAGAATTAAAAGCAAATCCACATCGAATTGTTGGGGTTGCGTTCGTCTCTAAACATGATGAACTACTCTTGAAAACGAGAAATGGAACAACTGAGAGTATTAACCCAGAAGATTTAAGGCCAAATGATCGCTACAGTAACGGATCTTTTGTTGTTGATACTAATGAAACTGGAGATGTAGTGGAGTTATTAAAACTTACAAATAAAGAGAAACAAAGTGAATAA
- the parE gene encoding DNA topoisomerase IV subunit B produces MAKQQTFDYNDDAIQVLEGLEAVRKRPGMYIGSTDSRGLHHLVYEIVDNSVDEALAGHGDHIIVKIHKDNSISVQDKGRGMPTGMHKLGKPTPEVILTVLHAGGKFGQGGYKTSGGLHGVGASVVNALSEWLKVTIKRDGSIYEQRFEDGGKPATTLERIGNTNQTGTTIHFKPDPTIFSSTVYNYETLCERLRESAFLLKGLKIELIDERHDQKEVFHYENGIEAFVSYLNEEKDALHPVVFFEGTQNSIEVEYAFQFNDGYSDNVLSFVNNVRTKDGGTHEAGSKTALTRVINEYARKVGLLKEKDKNLEGSDIREGLTAIVSVRIPEELLQFEGQTKGKLGTSEARSAVDSVVSEKLNYFFEENPETSGLLVKKAIKAFQAREAARKAREEARSGKKRKRSEAMLSGKLTPAQSRNPQKNELYLVEGDSAGGSAKQGRDRRFQAVLPLRGKVINTEKAKLSDIFKNEEINTIIYAIGGGVGPEFSVEDINYDKIVIMTDADTDGAHIQVLLLTFFYRYMRPLVEAGKVFIALPPLYKVSKGTGKKEVIEYAWSDDELKGAIAKIGKGYIIQRYKGLGEMNADQLWDTTMNPETRTLIRVRIDDAARAERRVSTLMGDKVEPRRKWIESNVAFSLADETNILDNENLSVVEEEQQ; encoded by the coding sequence TTGGCTAAGCAGCAAACGTTTGACTATAATGATGATGCGATACAGGTCTTAGAAGGGCTGGAGGCAGTTCGAAAAAGACCGGGAATGTATATTGGAAGCACAGATAGCCGCGGATTACACCATTTGGTTTATGAAATCGTAGATAACTCTGTTGACGAAGCATTAGCAGGTCATGGAGATCACATTATTGTCAAAATTCATAAAGATAATAGTATAAGTGTTCAGGATAAGGGAAGAGGAATGCCAACTGGAATGCATAAGCTTGGTAAACCAACACCAGAGGTTATTTTAACAGTATTACATGCAGGTGGAAAATTTGGACAAGGTGGGTATAAAACGAGTGGAGGGCTACATGGTGTAGGTGCCTCTGTTGTAAATGCATTGTCTGAATGGTTAAAAGTGACAATTAAGCGTGATGGAAGCATTTACGAACAAAGATTTGAAGATGGTGGAAAGCCTGCTACAACACTGGAAAGAATTGGCAATACGAATCAAACAGGGACAACAATACACTTTAAACCGGACCCAACGATTTTTAGTTCAACGGTCTATAACTATGAAACGCTATGTGAAAGACTTAGAGAATCTGCCTTTTTATTAAAAGGTTTAAAAATAGAGCTAATTGATGAACGTCATGACCAAAAGGAAGTTTTCCATTACGAAAACGGAATTGAGGCATTTGTTAGTTACTTAAATGAAGAAAAAGATGCGTTACATCCTGTTGTTTTCTTTGAAGGTACACAAAACAGTATTGAAGTAGAATATGCCTTCCAATTTAATGATGGGTATTCAGATAATGTACTGTCCTTTGTAAACAATGTTCGTACAAAGGACGGAGGTACACATGAAGCAGGTTCAAAGACGGCTTTAACTCGTGTCATTAATGAATATGCAAGAAAGGTCGGCTTACTAAAGGAAAAGGATAAAAACCTTGAAGGTTCAGATATTCGTGAAGGTTTAACCGCAATTGTGTCTGTTCGTATTCCAGAGGAGTTACTTCAGTTTGAAGGGCAAACAAAAGGCAAGCTTGGAACAAGTGAAGCAAGATCGGCGGTTGATTCAGTTGTGTCCGAAAAACTTAACTACTTCTTCGAAGAGAACCCAGAGACAAGTGGACTACTCGTTAAAAAAGCAATTAAAGCATTCCAAGCTCGAGAGGCTGCTAGGAAAGCGAGAGAAGAAGCAAGAAGCGGGAAAAAAAGAAAACGTTCTGAAGCGATGCTAAGTGGAAAATTAACGCCTGCGCAGTCACGTAATCCACAGAAAAATGAGCTTTATTTAGTCGAAGGAGATTCTGCTGGTGGATCGGCTAAACAAGGTCGTGACCGCAGGTTTCAAGCTGTTCTACCTTTACGAGGTAAAGTTATAAATACAGAAAAAGCTAAGCTATCAGATATCTTTAAAAATGAAGAAATCAATACAATCATCTATGCAATTGGTGGCGGTGTTGGCCCCGAATTTTCAGTAGAGGATATTAACTATGACAAAATTGTTATTATGACCGATGCTGATACGGATGGAGCGCATATTCAGGTCTTACTTTTAACATTCTTTTACCGCTATATGAGACCACTGGTTGAAGCTGGGAAGGTCTTTATTGCACTACCTCCTCTTTATAAGGTAAGCAAAGGTACTGGTAAGAAGGAAGTCATTGAATACGCTTGGTCTGATGACGAGCTTAAGGGTGCGATTGCTAAGATTGGCAAAGGGTATATTATTCAGCGTTATAAAGGTTTAGGTGAGATGAATGCCGACCAATTATGGGATACGACAATGAATCCTGAGACGAGAACGCTTATTCGTGTGCGTATTGATGATGCAGCTAGAGCAGAACGTCGAGTGTCTACATTAATGGGTGATAAGGTTGAACCTCGTCGTAAATGGATTGAGTCAAATGTGGCATTTAGCCTTGCAGACGAAACAAATATTTTAGATAATGAGAACTTATCGGTCGTAGAGGAGGAACAACAATAG
- a CDS encoding CoA-binding protein encodes MAINIPTREEIGKILKDSKRIAVVGLSENPEKTSHMVSKAMQDAGYEIIPVNPTADEVLGVKAVKSLKEIEGHVDIVNVFRRSEHLFDVAKEFAEIDADVYWAQLGLVNEEAYHFLKEKGYTVIMDRCIKVEHALTK; translated from the coding sequence ATGGCAATAAACATCCCTACTAGAGAAGAGATTGGAAAAATACTTAAGGATAGTAAGCGAATTGCTGTCGTTGGACTATCTGAAAATCCAGAGAAAACGTCTCATATGGTTAGCAAAGCAATGCAAGATGCTGGCTATGAAATTATCCCTGTGAACCCGACAGCTGATGAAGTGCTCGGAGTAAAAGCAGTGAAATCGCTTAAAGAAATTGAGGGTCACGTGGATATTGTTAACGTATTTCGCAGATCCGAACATTTATTCGATGTAGCTAAGGAATTTGCAGAAATTGATGCCGATGTATACTGGGCTCAATTAGGGCTTGTGAATGAAGAGGCATATCATTTCTTGAAAGAAAAAGGGTACACAGTAATTATGGATCGTTGCATAAAAGTAGAGCACGCACTGACGAAATAG
- a CDS encoding GGDEF domain-containing protein: MSQQLTKFEQFKQRLYLWVIPILVLALLSIFLDWDGNLGFLEYIGVFLIVWYVCIWILIFKGKAFRIIELLTLVINSVIHLITTFTVTYTAAIEKHDMTGSIGYWTTLTYIYIFITIYGRVGAIYSFVLWLLTLFITLSFWDSLLGGFKSNFSQYMLANLVYIIFLFSARKLIRNYTKAEILEEMAYQDQLTGIGNRRQLYMWIESFIQKSNTNFSVIFFDIDRFKKVNDEFGHKTGDQVLVEFTTVISKVLSKEDYFGRWGGEEFVIVSKRTFEQTVQLAEKLRKNVKEHSFTEIGNLTSSFGVEKYKMGDNAETILDRADKALYKAKQEGRNRVCVYKDK; encoded by the coding sequence GTGTCACAGCAACTTACAAAATTTGAACAGTTTAAACAACGACTTTATTTATGGGTCATACCAATATTAGTCTTGGCCCTTTTAAGCATTTTTTTGGATTGGGATGGAAACCTTGGCTTCTTAGAATACATTGGTGTATTTTTAATAGTCTGGTATGTTTGTATATGGATTTTAATCTTTAAAGGAAAGGCTTTTCGTATCATTGAACTACTAACCTTGGTGATAAATAGTGTAATTCATCTTATTACTACCTTTACGGTTACGTATACAGCTGCTATCGAAAAGCATGATATGACGGGTAGTATTGGCTACTGGACGACACTAACATATATTTATATTTTTATTACTATTTATGGTAGAGTTGGAGCGATATATTCTTTCGTGCTTTGGTTATTAACTTTATTTATAACTTTATCGTTTTGGGATAGTTTGTTAGGAGGATTTAAGAGTAATTTTTCACAATATATGTTAGCGAATTTAGTTTATATAATCTTTCTTTTTTCTGCTCGGAAGTTGATCAGAAATTATACAAAAGCTGAAATCCTTGAAGAAATGGCTTATCAGGATCAATTAACGGGTATAGGAAATAGAAGACAACTATATATGTGGATTGAAAGCTTTATTCAGAAGAGCAATACAAATTTTTCAGTTATTTTCTTTGATATTGATCGGTTTAAGAAAGTGAATGATGAATTCGGCCATAAGACAGGCGACCAAGTTCTTGTTGAGTTTACCACTGTTATCTCAAAGGTATTAAGTAAAGAAGACTACTTTGGACGTTGGGGTGGAGAAGAATTTGTCATTGTATCAAAACGTACATTTGAACAAACTGTTCAATTAGCCGAAAAGTTAAGAAAGAATGTAAAAGAACATTCTTTTACTGAAATAGGTAACTTAACCTCAAGCTTTGGTGTTGAGAAATATAAAATGGGTGATAATGCAGAAACAATATTAGATCGTGCTGATAAAGCATTGTATAAAGCAAAACAAGAGGGACGTAATAGAGTTTGTGTATATAAGGATAAGTGA
- a CDS encoding MDR family MFS transporter — protein sequence MIKLLLKLHPIISVLLIGSLFSRIANSMSLPFLAIYLAKQTDLTPLMIGVVIGAAPLASTLSGILGGYLSDKFGRKQIMLLSIYSWGFVFIGFALAKDPIIFLLLSILNGICKAFFEPVSQALMGDLTEQKLRAKVFSLRYTVINAGVAIGPLLGVFIGLSSSGIGFMITGLFYFVYSIVLHLFTSKVSIPVQKNKTVYSMKQSLIIIKRDKVLMYFILGACITQIGFAQFAPLSHHMSTTFEKGVIYFGWMMTTNALVVVLAQLPLSSIFERFSTITGVYVGNGLYAIGGLGFAFSNSLTEMILSMIIFTLGEVLCFPAGTILIDNLAPDHLRGSYYGAMNFTELGRFLGPTLGMFLYSTLNISWLFSIIFILLLVSNCIYMVGNRLWEKQSKQDSLSEENPLTPYNKIGTV from the coding sequence GTGATCAAATTATTGCTGAAGCTTCATCCAATTATTTCAGTACTACTTATTGGTTCATTATTTTCTAGAATTGCCAATTCAATGAGCTTACCTTTTTTGGCAATTTATTTAGCAAAACAGACTGATTTAACTCCACTTATGATAGGTGTGGTCATTGGTGCAGCTCCATTGGCAAGTACATTATCTGGTATCCTAGGAGGGTATTTGTCGGATAAGTTTGGTAGAAAACAAATTATGCTTTTATCTATTTATTCTTGGGGATTTGTATTTATAGGTTTTGCACTTGCCAAAGACCCTATTATTTTTCTCCTATTAAGTATTCTTAATGGTATATGTAAGGCATTTTTTGAACCTGTATCTCAGGCTCTTATGGGAGACTTAACAGAGCAGAAATTGAGAGCAAAGGTATTCTCACTACGCTATACGGTTATTAATGCTGGGGTTGCAATTGGTCCATTACTTGGTGTGTTTATTGGGTTATCATCCAGTGGAATTGGATTTATGATTACAGGGCTTTTTTATTTCGTTTATTCTATTGTCTTACACCTGTTTACAAGTAAAGTTTCAATACCAGTACAAAAGAATAAGACCGTTTATTCTATGAAACAATCTCTTATAATTATAAAAAGAGATAAAGTTTTAATGTATTTTATTTTAGGAGCATGTATTACGCAAATCGGTTTTGCTCAATTTGCACCATTATCTCATCATATGAGTACAACTTTTGAAAAGGGTGTTATCTATTTTGGCTGGATGATGACAACAAACGCATTGGTAGTAGTCCTTGCACAACTACCTCTTTCTTCAATATTTGAACGTTTTTCTACCATTACAGGGGTATATGTTGGTAACGGACTATATGCTATCGGAGGTTTAGGATTTGCATTTTCAAATAGTTTAACTGAGATGATCCTCTCTATGATTATTTTTACTTTAGGCGAGGTTTTATGTTTTCCTGCTGGTACCATTTTAATAGATAATTTAGCACCGGATCACTTACGTGGTAGTTATTATGGGGCAATGAATTTTACCGAATTAGGAAGGTTTCTTGGACCTACATTGGGAATGTTCCTATACTCAACTTTAAATATATCCTGGCTATTCAGCATTATTTTCATTTTATTATTAGTAAGTAACTGCATTTATATGGTAGGTAATCGTTTATGGGAAAAGCAATCAAAGCAGGATTCCTTATCTGAGGAGAATCCTCTAACTCCATACAATAAAATAGGTACTGTATAA